One segment of Capsicum annuum cultivar UCD-10X-F1 unplaced genomic scaffold, UCD10Xv1.1 ctg4276, whole genome shotgun sequence DNA contains the following:
- the LOC107849839 gene encoding 3-oxo-5-alpha-steroid 4-dehydrogenase 1: protein MAMAQILFQEPNSIFIKVMIVVNLIISAMLGYSEGSGKQNLEYSKFWNMNSHEKQEKAKVPSKIGMIIVYTPSLIVCLSFFWIFPNGGIRFAMLNSVITIHLFKRVLEVLFVHKYSGSMAMNSAITISSSYFIAFSSLIYIQHLTKGSIEPIIDLKYLGFIVFLVGAIGNFYHHFLLSKMRKKSESGYKIPKGGLFSLVICPHYLFEIVTFLGFSLISQTLFSFSSTLGTVFYLMGRSYATRKWYLSKFEDFPRNVEALVPFVF, encoded by the exons ATGGCCATGGCACAAATATTATTTCAAGAACCaaattcaatattcatcaaagtcATGATAGTTGTGAATCTAATAATTTCAGCAATGTTGGGTTATTCAGAAGGTTCAGGCAAGCAAAATCTTGAGTATTCAAAGTTTTGGAATATGAATTCTCATGAGAAACAAGAAAAAGCTAAAGTTCCAAGCAAAATAGGAATGATAATTGTTTATACTCCTAGTTTAATTGTATGTTTAAGCTTCTTTTGGATCTTCCCAAATGGTGGAATTAGATTTGCCATGCTCAATTCTGTTATTACCATTCATCTCTTCAAAAGAGTTCTTGAG gtcctatttgtgcacaaATACAGTGGTTCCATGGCAATGAATTCTGCAATTACTATTTCCTCAAGCTACTTTATAGCCTTTTCTAGCTTGATATATATCCAACACTTGACTAAAGGATCAATAGAGCCAATAATTGACTTGAAGTATCTTggttttattgtatttttagtGGGAGCTATTGGCAATTTTTACCACCATTTTCTCCTTTCTAAGATGaggaaaaaaagtgaaagtggcTATAAAATTCCCAAAGGTGGACTATTTAGCTTAGTTATATGTCCACATTACCTTTTTGAGATTGTCACATTCCTTGGTTTTTCTCTTATTAgccaaactttattttctttttcttctacctTAGGGACAGTATTTTATTTGATGGGGAGGAGTTATGCTACTAGGAAATGGTACCTTTCCAAATTTGAAGATTTTCCAAGAAATGTTGAGGCTTTAGTaccttttgtattttaa